Proteins encoded within one genomic window of Sphaerotilus montanus:
- a CDS encoding Bug family tripartite tricarboxylate transporter substrate binding protein yields MHPKRFSLRALVLLAGLTLVSASAVAQTFPSKQVNLMVPYPAGGLSDVIARIVEKPLTRALGQQVIVENLGGVSGALAAQKVLAAPADGHLVFQGSPNELILAPLANAAVKFKSEDFRLVQMIGVSPITIHARKGLPANNVDELVALARKSAAAGKPLTYGSVGYGSFYHVLGAHFAQTIGAEMVHVPYKGAAPLLQDMGGDLVDISVLVTGLQSAGLADQGRLKILGTLAPAGKVEVPFLKAYPSINDSKSVKGFAYNIWTGYLVRKDTPEPVVQALNKALTTVLGDPVVRAELEKQGLMVATPLSVADAAREYETLTTSFRAIAKAIKLEAQ; encoded by the coding sequence ATGCACCCCAAGCGCTTTTCCCTCCGCGCCCTTGTCCTGCTCGCCGGCCTGACTCTGGTCAGTGCCTCCGCCGTGGCGCAGACCTTCCCGAGCAAACAGGTCAACCTGATGGTGCCGTACCCGGCGGGCGGACTCTCGGACGTGATCGCGCGCATCGTCGAGAAGCCGCTGACCCGGGCGCTCGGCCAGCAGGTCATCGTCGAGAACCTCGGCGGTGTCAGCGGGGCGCTGGCCGCGCAGAAGGTGCTGGCAGCGCCTGCGGACGGACACCTCGTATTCCAGGGCTCCCCCAACGAGCTGATCCTCGCACCGCTGGCCAACGCGGCGGTGAAGTTCAAGTCGGAAGACTTTCGCCTCGTGCAGATGATCGGCGTTTCTCCGATCACGATCCACGCCCGCAAGGGACTGCCAGCGAACAACGTCGACGAGCTGGTCGCACTGGCCAGGAAATCAGCCGCAGCGGGCAAGCCACTCACCTACGGCAGTGTCGGCTACGGCTCGTTCTACCACGTGCTCGGCGCGCATTTCGCGCAGACCATCGGGGCGGAGATGGTGCACGTCCCGTACAAGGGGGCCGCGCCGCTGCTGCAGGACATGGGCGGCGATCTGGTGGACATCTCCGTGCTGGTCACCGGACTGCAGTCGGCCGGTCTGGCCGACCAGGGGCGGCTGAAGATCCTCGGCACGCTGGCGCCCGCGGGCAAGGTCGAAGTGCCGTTCCTCAAGGCCTACCCGAGCATCAACGACAGCAAGAGCGTCAAGGGCTTCGCCTACAACATCTGGACCGGCTATCTGGTCAGGAAGGACACGCCGGAGCCGGTGGTGCAGGCGCTGAACAAGGCACTGACGACGGTACTGGGCGATCCGGTGGTGCGGGCCGAGCTGGAAAAGCAGGGGCTGATGGTCGCCACGCCGCTGTCGGTGGCCGACGCAGCGCGTGAATACGAGACGCTGACCACCAGCTTCCGCGCCATCGCCAAGGCCATCAAGCTCGAAGCGCAGTGA
- a CDS encoding fumarylacetoacetate hydrolase family protein, whose amino-acid sequence MTTPYLWTPPAVPSLPIRGSDARLPINRIFCVGRNYHAHAVEMGRPVDKSAERPFYFTKSTQTLVESGATVPYPPGTSNYHYEMELVLVIGKPGFRVAAENAHELVYGYACGLDMTRRDLQLVARDKGRPWDLGKDIEQGSVCSEVVPMPGVVIESGAIALQVNGVTKQSSDVDKLIWNIREILADLSQFYHLEPGDLIYTGTPEGVGAVLPGDQIRGQVAGVGEVVLHIGAAE is encoded by the coding sequence ATGACCACCCCCTACCTCTGGACCCCGCCCGCCGTCCCATCCCTGCCCATCCGCGGCTCGGACGCCCGCCTGCCGATCAACCGCATCTTCTGCGTCGGCCGCAACTACCACGCCCACGCCGTCGAGATGGGCCGCCCCGTCGACAAGTCGGCCGAGCGGCCGTTCTATTTCACCAAGTCGACGCAGACGCTGGTCGAGAGCGGCGCGACCGTGCCGTATCCGCCCGGCACGTCGAACTACCACTACGAGATGGAACTCGTGCTCGTCATCGGCAAGCCGGGCTTCCGGGTCGCCGCCGAAAACGCGCATGAACTGGTCTACGGCTACGCCTGCGGCCTCGACATGACGCGCCGCGACCTGCAGCTCGTCGCGCGCGACAAGGGCCGGCCGTGGGACCTGGGCAAGGACATCGAGCAGGGATCGGTGTGCAGCGAAGTCGTGCCGATGCCCGGCGTCGTGATCGAGTCGGGCGCAATCGCGCTGCAGGTCAACGGCGTCACCAAGCAGTCGTCGGACGTGGACAAGCTGATCTGGAACATCCGCGAGATCCTCGCCGACCTGTCGCAGTTCTATCACCTGGAACCCGGTGACCTCATCTACACCGGCACCCCGGAAGGTGTTGGCGCGGTGCTGCCCGGGGACCAGATCCGCGGGCAGGTGGCGGGGGTTGGCGAGGTTGTCCTCCACATCGGTGCTGCCGAATAA
- a CDS encoding Bug family tripartite tricarboxylate transporter substrate binding protein codes for MNRQTFLAALIGAAAFTHLPARAETAADFPTKPVTLFTAFAPGSGPDATLRILAEKLGKLWNQRVAVENRPGGGGFIAMDAVKRAAPDGYTLLQLDSDHLSAVPHLYKQRGADAVKNFEPVASIFRTTFLVAVGAESKWKTMGDLIAAAKAEPGKVTYGSWGVGSPGHLGGELLEELTGIRMQHIPYREVSQLFPAVGSGDVAWSLGTLPSSSGAYRAGKLRYLAVASTKRLPQMPDVPTATEAGAPAGFDVNAFVVLVAPKGLPAPLRAKINADVAKVITDPELKARFDTFAFEPIAWTPEEITRGVEAKSKVYEVLVRKANISLD; via the coding sequence ATGAACCGCCAGACCTTCCTCGCCGCGCTGATCGGCGCTGCGGCCTTCACCCACCTGCCGGCCCGCGCCGAGACGGCGGCCGACTTCCCCACGAAGCCAGTGACCCTGTTCACCGCCTTCGCCCCCGGCAGCGGCCCGGACGCCACGCTGCGCATCCTGGCCGAGAAGCTCGGCAAGCTCTGGAACCAGCGTGTCGCCGTCGAGAACCGTCCCGGCGGCGGCGGATTCATCGCGATGGACGCGGTCAAGCGGGCCGCGCCGGACGGCTACACGCTGCTGCAGCTCGACAGCGACCACCTCTCCGCCGTGCCCCACCTCTACAAGCAGCGCGGCGCCGACGCGGTGAAGAACTTCGAGCCGGTGGCGTCGATTTTCCGCACCACCTTCCTGGTCGCGGTGGGCGCCGAATCGAAGTGGAAAACCATGGGCGACCTGATCGCCGCCGCCAAGGCCGAGCCGGGCAAGGTGACCTACGGCTCGTGGGGCGTGGGCAGCCCCGGCCACCTCGGCGGCGAATTGCTGGAAGAGCTGACCGGCATCCGGATGCAGCACATCCCCTACCGCGAGGTGAGCCAGCTCTTCCCCGCGGTCGGCTCGGGTGACGTGGCGTGGAGCCTGGGCACGCTGCCGTCCAGCTCCGGCGCCTACAGGGCCGGCAAGCTGCGCTATCTGGCAGTGGCATCGACCAAGCGCCTGCCGCAGATGCCCGATGTGCCGACCGCCACCGAAGCCGGCGCGCCCGCGGGCTTCGACGTGAACGCCTTCGTCGTGCTGGTCGCGCCGAAGGGCCTGCCGGCGCCGCTGCGCGCGAAGATCAACGCCGACGTGGCCAAGGTCATCACCGATCCGGAGCTGAAGGCCCGCTTCGACACCTTCGCCTTCGAGCCGATCGCCTGGACGCCCGAGGAGATCACCCGCGGCGTCGAGGCCAAGTCCAAGGTCTACGAGGTGCTGGTGAGGAAGGCCAACATCAGCCTGGACTGA
- a CDS encoding MarR family winged helix-turn-helix transcriptional regulator, with translation MTLPPLDLDSLPGHDIRRLHQIAVALFMQETESFGITPVQFAALQAVHNVPGTDQRTLARTIGFDTSTIAGVIDRLEARGLTLRSASAQDRRVRLLTLTEAGQQLLADVTPSMLRAQERILAPLPEQERGEFMRMLGILIASRNESDRDTAT, from the coding sequence ATGACCTTGCCGCCGCTCGACCTCGACAGCCTGCCCGGACACGACATCCGCCGTCTGCACCAGATTGCCGTCGCGCTGTTCATGCAGGAAACGGAGTCGTTTGGCATCACGCCGGTGCAATTCGCCGCGCTGCAGGCGGTCCACAACGTCCCGGGCACCGACCAGCGCACGCTCGCCCGCACGATCGGCTTCGACACCTCGACCATCGCGGGGGTGATCGACCGGCTCGAAGCGCGCGGGCTGACGCTGCGCAGCGCCTCGGCGCAGGACCGGCGCGTGCGGCTGCTGACGCTGACCGAAGCAGGTCAGCAGCTCCTGGCGGACGTGACCCCGTCGATGCTGCGGGCGCAGGAGCGCATCCTGGCGCCGCTGCCGGAACAGGAGCGGGGGGAGTTCATGCGGATGCTGGGGATCCTGATCGCCAGCCGGAACGAGTCGGACCGGGACACGGCCACCTGA
- a CDS encoding cupin domain-containing protein, with the protein MQDDAPLGRLEDLPAEYVQALRDKNLVPLWPSLRGVLPPQVPTRQTQPIHWAYADIKPLLLQAGELTPIEKAERRVLVLANPGHTLEKMQASAAIYLGMQLLMPGEWAPSHRHTPNAVRMVVEGEGAWTTVDGERCPMSRGDLILTPTGLWHEHGHDGDTPVVWLDVLDLPLVYYMEASYHLNGARQTVQPGRGDRSYQRAGLVPSPVFGRSGKRYPMLRYPWVDTRAALQALAGDQPGLDAVQLTYVNPETGEDAENILGFYALMLRPGQTLRFPARSPACVFHLIEGSVDIAIEAATPRAFTLAEADTCCAPGYTGVTLRNRSADQPAFVFLADEAPLHRKLGVHEVRA; encoded by the coding sequence ATGCAAGACGACGCCCCGCTGGGCCGCCTCGAAGACCTGCCCGCCGAGTACGTGCAGGCCTTGCGCGACAAGAACCTCGTGCCGCTGTGGCCCAGCCTACGCGGCGTGCTGCCGCCCCAGGTGCCCACGCGCCAGACCCAGCCCATCCACTGGGCCTATGCCGACATCAAGCCATTGCTGCTGCAGGCCGGCGAGCTGACGCCGATCGAGAAGGCCGAGCGCCGCGTGCTGGTGCTGGCCAACCCCGGCCACACGCTGGAGAAGATGCAGGCCAGCGCCGCGATCTACCTCGGGATGCAGCTGCTGATGCCGGGCGAGTGGGCACCGTCGCACCGCCACACGCCCAACGCGGTGCGCATGGTGGTCGAAGGCGAGGGCGCCTGGACGACGGTGGACGGCGAACGATGCCCCATGTCCCGCGGCGACCTGATCCTCACCCCCACCGGCCTGTGGCACGAACACGGCCACGACGGCGACACGCCGGTCGTGTGGCTGGATGTGCTGGATCTGCCGCTGGTCTATTACATGGAAGCCAGCTACCACCTCAACGGCGCACGGCAGACCGTCCAGCCCGGCCGCGGTGACCGCAGCTACCAGCGCGCCGGTCTGGTGCCGTCGCCGGTCTTCGGCCGCAGTGGCAAGCGTTATCCGATGCTGCGCTATCCGTGGGTCGACACCCGCGCAGCGCTGCAGGCCCTGGCCGGCGACCAGCCTGGTCTCGACGCGGTGCAGCTCACTTACGTCAATCCCGAAACCGGCGAGGACGCCGAGAACATCCTCGGCTTCTACGCCCTGATGCTGCGCCCCGGCCAGACGCTGCGGTTCCCGGCCCGCTCGCCGGCCTGTGTCTTCCACCTGATCGAAGGCAGCGTCGACATCGCCATCGAGGCCGCCACGCCGCGCGCCTTCACGCTCGCCGAAGCCGACACCTGCTGCGCGCCCGGCTACACCGGTGTGACGCTGCGCAACCGGTCCGCCGACCAGCCTGCCTTCGTCTTCCTCGCCGACGAAGCACCGCTGCACCGCAAGCTCGGCGTCCACGAAGTTCGCGCCTGA
- a CDS encoding LysR family transcriptional regulator, whose product MTLVQLKHLIALAESGSFSRSAEALFLTQPALSRSIRALEDDLGQPLFDRIGRHSELTPFGREVLARARQVVLDADELLDSGRRIGAGEAGVLRIGMGSGPGAMLMTPLLMAVATQRPGLHLEISRATTALLVQALRERTLDALVLDVRSLVPAPDLCVDTVSEMRGAFLCRPGHPLAAQAARDGAVAFADVQRYPIASTPLSDEVARVLMERYGPAAHPAQCVTLRCEEIPSLVAVALRSDAVLIAIRAAGPDLVELALAPPLQASARFGLVTLSARTPAPGLALVREWMRQTLRDAEAVPG is encoded by the coding sequence ATGACGCTGGTTCAACTCAAGCACCTGATTGCATTGGCGGAAAGCGGCTCCTTCAGCCGCTCCGCCGAAGCGCTGTTCCTGACACAGCCAGCGCTCAGCCGCAGCATCCGGGCGCTGGAAGACGATCTGGGCCAGCCGCTGTTCGACCGCATCGGTCGGCACAGCGAGCTGACACCCTTCGGACGGGAAGTGCTGGCGCGGGCGCGCCAGGTGGTGCTGGATGCGGACGAGTTGCTCGACAGCGGCCGGCGCATCGGCGCAGGCGAAGCGGGCGTGCTGCGCATCGGCATGGGCTCGGGGCCGGGGGCGATGCTGATGACACCGCTGCTGATGGCGGTGGCCACGCAGCGGCCCGGCCTGCATCTGGAGATCTCGCGCGCGACGACGGCGCTGCTGGTGCAGGCGCTGCGCGAACGGACGCTGGATGCGCTGGTGCTGGATGTGCGCTCGCTCGTCCCGGCGCCCGACCTGTGCGTGGACACGGTCTCGGAGATGCGCGGCGCGTTTCTCTGCCGGCCGGGCCACCCGCTGGCCGCGCAGGCGGCGCGGGACGGCGCGGTGGCGTTTGCCGATGTGCAGCGCTACCCGATCGCCTCGACGCCACTGAGCGACGAGGTGGCGCGGGTGCTGATGGAGCGTTACGGGCCGGCCGCCCATCCGGCGCAGTGCGTCACGCTGCGCTGCGAGGAGATCCCGAGCCTGGTGGCGGTGGCGCTGCGCAGCGATGCGGTGCTGATCGCGATCCGCGCCGCCGGGCCGGACCTGGTCGAGCTGGCACTGGCGCCCCCGCTGCAGGCCAGCGCCCGCTTCGGTCTGGTGACGCTGTCCGCCCGCACACCGGCGCCGGGGCTGGCGCTGGTGCGCGAGTGGATGCGCCAGACCCTGCGGGACGCCGAAGCCGTTCCGGGCTGA
- a CDS encoding 3-hydroxybenzoate 6-monooxygenase has translation MNTEHSTPPVVLVAGGGIGGLAAALALVRQGFRVTVLEQSPEIGEIGAGIQLGPNAFHAFDALGIGEKARGRAVYTDYMVMHDAINAYQVGKMPTGESFRQRFGNPYAVIHRADVHLSLLEGAQETGLVDFHTSTRVVGIEQDGDGVTVTAQDGRTFRGVALIGADGVKSVVRQQYVGDPARVTGHVVYRAVVEKQDFPQELQWNAASIWVGPNCHLVHYPLRGGEQYNVVVTFHSREQEEWGVREGSKEEVQSYFQDICPKARQLIDLPKSWKRWATADREPIGQWTYGRVTLLGDAAHPTTQYMAQGACMAMEDAVTLGEALRSCGNDWTQALDLYQRARVARTARIVLSSREMGRIYHAKGVERLVRNDLWRGRTPERFYDAMEWLYGWNVGNCLDAARR, from the coding sequence ATGAACACGGAACATTCGACCCCTCCCGTCGTGCTCGTCGCCGGCGGTGGCATCGGCGGCCTGGCGGCGGCGCTGGCGCTGGTGCGGCAGGGCTTCCGCGTCACGGTGCTGGAGCAGTCGCCCGAGATCGGCGAGATCGGCGCCGGCATCCAGCTCGGGCCGAATGCCTTCCACGCCTTCGATGCGCTGGGCATCGGCGAGAAGGCCCGCGGTCGGGCCGTCTACACCGACTACATGGTCATGCACGACGCCATCAACGCCTACCAGGTCGGCAAGATGCCCACGGGCGAATCCTTCCGGCAGCGCTTCGGCAATCCCTACGCGGTGATCCACCGGGCCGACGTCCACCTGTCGCTGCTCGAAGGCGCGCAGGAGACCGGACTGGTGGACTTCCACACCTCCACCCGCGTCGTCGGCATCGAACAGGACGGTGACGGCGTGACCGTGACGGCGCAGGACGGGCGTACCTTCCGCGGCGTCGCGCTGATCGGAGCGGACGGCGTCAAGTCGGTGGTGCGCCAGCAGTACGTGGGCGATCCGGCACGGGTGACCGGCCATGTCGTCTACCGCGCCGTCGTGGAAAAGCAGGATTTCCCGCAGGAACTGCAATGGAACGCGGCCAGCATCTGGGTCGGCCCGAACTGCCACCTCGTCCATTACCCCCTGCGTGGCGGCGAGCAGTACAACGTGGTCGTCACCTTCCACAGCCGGGAGCAGGAGGAATGGGGCGTGCGCGAGGGCAGCAAGGAAGAGGTGCAGAGCTACTTCCAGGACATCTGCCCGAAGGCGCGCCAGCTCATCGACCTGCCGAAGTCCTGGAAACGCTGGGCCACCGCCGACCGCGAGCCGATCGGGCAATGGACCTACGGCCGCGTCACGCTGCTCGGCGACGCGGCCCACCCGACCACGCAGTACATGGCACAGGGCGCCTGCATGGCGATGGAAGACGCGGTGACGCTCGGCGAAGCCCTGCGCAGCTGCGGCAACGACTGGACGCAGGCGCTCGACCTCTACCAGCGCGCCCGCGTCGCCCGCACCGCGCGCATCGTGCTCTCCAGCCGCGAGATGGGCCGCATCTACCACGCCAAGGGCGTCGAGCGGCTGGTGCGCAACGACCTCTGGCGCGGCCGCACGCCCGAGCGCTTCTATGACGCGATGGAGTGGCTGTACGGCTGGAACGTCGGCAACTGCCTCGACGCAGCCCGGCGCTGA